The Caloenas nicobarica isolate bCalNic1 chromosome 15, bCalNic1.hap1, whole genome shotgun sequence genome includes a region encoding these proteins:
- the PCK1 gene encoding phosphoenolpyruvate carboxykinase, cytosolic [GTP], with protein sequence MIARILQTKWNRFNSDIQLNLIKTIVISISKLTTGSTTGPVMPPQLKTEVNIMPKVVQGDLQSLPPAARDFIESNAKLCQPESIHICDGSEEENKRILDTMVEQGMIKKLSKYENCWLALTDPRDVARIESKTVIITQEQRDTTPIPKTGTSQLGRWMSEEDFEKAFNTRFPGCMQGRTMYVIPFSMGPIGSPLSKIGIELTDSPYVVASMRIMTRMGTAALEALGNGEFVKCLHSVGCPLPLKEPLINNWPCNPELTLIAHLPDRREIISFGSGYGGNSLLGKKCFALRIASRIAKEEGWLAEHMLILGITNPEGEKKYFAAAFPSACGKTNLAMMNPSLPGWKIECVGDDIAWMKFDERGNLRAINPENGFFGVAPGTSVKTNPNAIKTIFRNTIFTNVAETSDGGVYWEGIDEPLPPGVTLTSWKNKDWTPDHGEPCAHPNSRFCTPASQCPILDPAWESPEGVPIEGIIFGGRRPAGVPLVYEAFNWQHGVFIGAAMRSEATAAAEHKGKIIMHDPFAMRPFFGYNFGKYLAHWLSMAHRPAAKLPRIFHVNWFRKDIQGKFLWPGYGENSRVLEWMFNRIEGKASAKPTAIGYVPADTALNLKGLEDVSLTELFDISKEFWEKEVEEIKQYFEVQVNADLPYEIEREMLALEMRIKQL encoded by the exons ATGATTGCGAGAATACTCCAAACCAAGTGGAACAGGTTCAACTCTGACATTCAACTCAACCTGATAAAGACA ATTGTGATCAGTATTTCAAAGCTGACAACAGGATCCACTACAGGGCCAGTAATGCCCCCCCAGTTGAAAACCGAGGTGAACATCATGCCCAAGGTTGTCCAGGGGGATTTGCAGAGCCTGCCTCCAGCAGCGAGAGATTTCATTGAAAGTAATGCCAAGCTCTGCCAGCCTGAGAGCATTCACATCTGCGATGGCTcggaagaagaaaacaaaagaattcTGGACACCATGGTAGAACAAGGCATGATCAAGAAACTGAGCAAGTATGAGAACTG CTGGTTGGCTCTCACTGATCCAAGAGACGTGGCAAGAATTGAAAGCAAAACCGTCATCATTACTCAGGAACAGAGAGATACCACTCCGATCCCTAAAACTGGAACTAGCCAGCTGGGTCGCTGGATGTCTGAAGAAGATTTTGAGAAAGCCTTCAATACCAGGTTCCCAGGCTGCATGCAAG GACGTACGATGTACGTTATCCCCTTCAGCATGGGGCCCATTGGGTCTCCTTTGTCCAAGATCGGGATCGAGCTGACGGATTCACCGTACGTAGTGGCCAGCATGAGGATCATGACACGGATGGGAACAGCTGCTTTGGAAGCCCTGGGCAATGGGGAGTTTGTAAAATGCCTTCACTCAGTTGGATGTCCTCTACCACTAAAAG AGCCATTAATCAACAACTGGCCATGCAACCCGGAGTTAACGCTGATTGCCCATCTCCCGGATCGCAGAGAGATCATTTCATTTGGCAGCGGTTACGGAGGAAACTCcttactggggaaaaaatgctttgctCTCAGAATTGCCAGCAGAATTGCCAAAGAGGAGGGCTGGCTAGCTGAGCACATGCTG ATCCTGGGCATTACCAATCCAGAAGGTGAAAAGAAGTATTTTGCTGCAGCGTTCCCTAGCGCATGTGGAAAAACTAACTTGGCCATGATGAACCCAAGCCTGCCAGGATGGAAAATTGAGTGTGTGGGTGATGATATTGCCTGGATGAAATTTGATGAACGAG GCAACTTGAGGGCAATCAATccagaaaatggcttttttggTGTCGCCCCTGGAACCTCTgtcaaaacaaaccccaacgCTATTAAAACCATATTCAGGAACACCATCTTCACCAACGTAGCAGAAACCAGTGACGGAGGTGTCTATTGGGAAGGCATTGATGAGCCGTTACCACCAGGAGTAACACTGACTTCATGGAAGAACAAGGACTGGACCCCAGATCACG GGGAACCTTGCGCTCACCCCAACTCACGGTTCTGCACTCCCGCCAGCCAGTGCCCCATCCTGGACCCTGCCTGGGAATCCCCCGAGGGGGTCCCTATCGAAGGGATCATATTTGGAGGCCGCAGACCTGCTG GTGTGCCTCTCGTATATGAGGCCTTTAACTGGCAACATGGAGTATTTATAGGAGCAGCTATGAGATCTGaagcaacagcagctgctgagcacaAAG GCAAAATCATTATGCATGATCCGTTTGCCATGAGACCTTTCTTTGGCTACAACTTTGGCAAATATTTAGCCCACTGGCTCAGCATGGCACATCGCCCAGCCGCAAAACTACCAAGGATCTTTCATGTTAACTGGTTCCGGAAAGACATCCAAGGGAAATTCCTGTGGCCTGGCTATGGAGAGAATTCCCGTGTGTTGGAGTGGATGTTCAACAGAATTGAAGGGAAAGCCTCTGCCAAGCCAACTGCCATCGGTTACGTCCCTGCTGACACTGCCTTGAACCTGAAGGGTTTGGAAGATGTTAGCTTGACCGAACTGTTTGATATCTCCAAAGAGTTCTGGGAAAAGGAAGTAGAAGAAATCAAACAATACTTTGAAGTGCAAGTTAATGCTGACCTTCCCTATGaaatagaaagagaaatgcTTGCATTAGAGATGAGGATAAAACAGTTGTAG